TGGTAATAGCACCTTGAATTGTCGAACTGAAATCTTGTCCCTTGGAATCAGATGCCACTAAGAGATGCATCAAAGATAGTATGACTGATGTTCGCTTCAAGATGTTAAGAATTACATAGAATATACGAAGACAAAGGTAGAACCTTCGCCTAATACAGGTAGTTCCCATTGAGTACGGTTAATGCAGCAGTCCGAGTTTCTTTTTATCCTTCTTACCCAAACCTGCACAGATGTTCCTAATGCACAGCCGGCGCGGATTTTAGTGCAAGCCCGAGCGTAGATAATCCGTGCTACTTACAACACCATCACTTTCTCGCCAACCAATACAACAAGCCCACACAAACCGTCACGCTTACCAGTACATTCATCACAGCCCATAGCATATGGCCATTGCGGATGAGGAGTACGGTTTCATGGCTGAAAGTAGAGAAGGTGCTGAAACCACCGCAAAATCCAACGATGATCAGGAGCTTCCACCAGTCGCCCGC
This genomic window from Flavobacteriales bacterium contains:
- the crcB gene encoding fluoride efflux transporter CrcB, which translates into the protein MNAWVAVFLGGGLGSLARYGIARFVTAMGWSTLPYATFIANIASCLILGLVLKSLAMRPEAGDWWKLLIIVGFCGGFSTFSTFSHETVLLIRNGHMLWAVMNVLVSVTVCVGLLYWLARK